A portion of the Bacillus thuringiensis genome contains these proteins:
- a CDS encoding Gfo/Idh/MocA family protein, which yields MNKPKIGMIGLGSIAQKAYLPTLTKETDWNFVGAFTPNAEKRKQVCQQYRIQDFHSIEMLASECDAIFVHSSTASHYEIVSELLKKGIDVYVDKPLAATVEQAEQLVELSEKYNRKLMVGFNRRFVPMYVAAKEQANDISWIRIEKHRTNKVGPYTYDFTMLDDYLHIVDTARWLANDDLNAVHNMMQINEKNELLYGHHTYTTPSGLLLSTAMHRHAGTNLEQIELVTPGKIIRVKNMNTFEIEQENSVSQSGSPSWDTTLKQRGFEDAVHHFIECVHGDTKPVVDGLEGLKTQQMLQSLLDDVNKN from the coding sequence ATGAACAAACCTAAAATTGGGATGATTGGACTTGGAAGTATTGCGCAAAAGGCCTATCTTCCAACACTTACAAAAGAAACAGATTGGAATTTTGTAGGGGCGTTTACACCTAACGCGGAGAAAAGAAAACAAGTTTGCCAGCAATACCGGATTCAAGACTTTCATTCTATTGAAATGTTAGCTTCAGAATGCGATGCAATCTTCGTTCATAGTTCAACTGCATCGCATTATGAAATCGTTTCTGAACTTCTGAAAAAAGGAATCGACGTTTATGTTGATAAACCGCTAGCAGCTACAGTGGAACAAGCTGAGCAACTAGTTGAGTTGAGCGAGAAGTATAACCGAAAATTAATGGTCGGATTTAATCGCAGATTCGTTCCTATGTATGTCGCTGCCAAAGAACAGGCTAATGATATTTCATGGATTCGAATTGAAAAGCATCGTACAAATAAAGTCGGGCCATATACGTACGACTTCACTATGTTAGATGATTATTTACACATTGTAGATACTGCTCGCTGGTTAGCTAATGATGACCTTAACGCCGTCCACAATATGATGCAAATCAATGAAAAAAATGAACTTCTTTACGGACATCATACATATACAACTCCAAGTGGACTGTTACTTTCTACTGCAATGCATCGCCATGCCGGTACAAATTTAGAACAAATTGAACTTGTAACGCCAGGGAAAATCATTCGCGTAAAAAATATGAATACATTTGAAATTGAACAGGAAAACTCAGTTTCACAAAGTGGTTCTCCATCATGGGATACAACGTTAAAACAACGTGGTTTTGAAGATGCTGTTCATCATTTTATTGAGTGTGTACACGGAGATACAAAGCCTGTTGTAGATGGATTAGAAGGATTAAAAACGCAGCAAATGCTACAATCTTTACTAGATGATGTAAACAAAAATTAA
- a CDS encoding CamS family sex pheromone protein produces MKKMALSFAVVSLLLGACSNNSNTISKKDEVIQKDTKEKSMIPRTAVSKDYYRTVIPLKEQKVINTANIKTNSKLDLAEYENGLINIATQQFDTESHVLQLNQYIPEKLIDELVAKVEAPVLTNIIEQDYFGKQNSNELSLSGVMIGLAMSSSVSNEEAMSKGSEVAKQLIEAINKNDKYNKSPITFAIFKQESTSSLKNGTYIASATVQKNDTNLGNWSTIDEKSYSYPSDEFTQAHGEDNTKITNFAKEIKGFSTGDFIPVNAKVSYKKDQMDTLNMNIVIKYNGKTELMALTQLAAQGMLDKLPKDAKVQLQIKSESKIEAVIIKEKNSDKPFVSFL; encoded by the coding sequence ATGAAGAAAATGGCATTATCCTTCGCAGTCGTAAGTTTATTACTGGGAGCTTGTAGTAACAATAGTAATACGATTAGTAAGAAGGATGAAGTTATACAAAAAGATACAAAAGAAAAAAGTATGATTCCGAGAACTGCTGTTTCTAAAGATTATTATAGAACTGTTATTCCTTTAAAAGAACAAAAGGTTATAAATACAGCTAATATAAAAACAAATTCTAAATTAGATTTAGCAGAGTATGAAAATGGTTTAATAAATATTGCAACGCAGCAATTTGATACAGAGAGTCACGTACTGCAATTAAATCAGTATATTCCAGAGAAACTAATTGATGAACTAGTTGCGAAAGTAGAAGCGCCAGTTTTGACGAATATTATAGAACAAGACTATTTCGGAAAACAGAATTCAAATGAATTAAGTTTATCTGGTGTTATGATTGGCCTAGCTATGTCTTCAAGTGTATCTAATGAAGAAGCTATGTCTAAAGGATCTGAAGTTGCTAAACAACTTATTGAAGCTATTAACAAAAATGATAAATATAACAAATCTCCAATTACGTTTGCTATCTTTAAGCAAGAAAGTACTAGTTCTTTAAAAAATGGTACGTATATCGCTAGTGCTACTGTTCAAAAGAATGATACGAACCTTGGAAATTGGAGTACAATTGATGAAAAGTCGTATTCATATCCTTCTGATGAATTTACACAAGCACATGGAGAAGATAATACAAAAATAACTAACTTTGCTAAGGAAATAAAAGGTTTTTCTACTGGAGATTTTATTCCAGTCAACGCAAAAGTTTCTTATAAGAAAGATCAAATGGATACATTAAATATGAATATTGTTATTAAATATAACGGTAAAACAGAATTAATGGCTCTTACCCAATTGGCTGCTCAAGGTATGTTGGACAAATTGCCTAAAGATGCGAAAGTACAATTACAGATTAAGTCCGAGAGTAAAATTGAGGCCGTTATTATAAAAGAGAAAAACAGTGATAAACCGTTTGTTTCCTTCTTGTAA
- a CDS encoding DUF3917 domain-containing protein, which yields MIVLWIITLCMTAIFAYMTLKQNGLKRFVPGSILAGIALITYVISIFIESVSVDMSTSLMFIGITLFAGSIMVLMVAGIILFIHMNSETL from the coding sequence ATGATCGTTCTTTGGATAATTACGCTTTGTATGACTGCTATTTTTGCATATATGACGTTAAAACAAAATGGCTTAAAGCGGTTTGTTCCAGGAAGTATTCTTGCAGGAATTGCCCTTATCACGTATGTAATTTCTATTTTTATTGAAAGTGTATCAGTAGATATGAGCACAAGTTTAATGTTTATTGGTATTACACTATTTGCAGGTAGCATTATGGTACTTATGGTTGCTGGTATTATTTTATTTATTCATATGAATTCGGAAACGTTATAA
- a CDS encoding PH domain-containing protein, which produces MNFPIQRSKSVVIFVCLTLAFMCIYPIVMLFTNKAHWISALIGMGLCFIVNVPLVWEVFIKKHKVENGVLKYGVLNDDIVLKEIRIIRQVGKSLEITTNAYKVHIIAMPQNMNEFLALIEKENPYVKIEMVGKK; this is translated from the coding sequence ATGAACTTTCCAATTCAAAGAAGTAAGTCAGTAGTCATTTTTGTTTGTCTTACGTTAGCTTTTATGTGTATATATCCAATTGTCATGCTTTTCACTAATAAAGCGCATTGGATATCGGCGTTGATTGGGATGGGTTTATGCTTCATTGTAAATGTACCACTTGTTTGGGAAGTATTTATTAAAAAACATAAAGTAGAAAATGGCGTATTAAAGTACGGTGTTTTAAATGACGATATTGTATTGAAAGAGATAAGAATAATTCGTCAAGTTGGGAAATCGCTTGAAATTACGACGAATGCATATAAAGTACATATAATTGCGATGCCGCAAAATATGAATGAATTTTTGGCGCTTATCGAGAAAGAAAATCCATATGTGAAAATAGAAATGGTAGGTAAGAAATGA
- a CDS encoding response regulator transcription factor — MKRILLIEDEVSIAELQRDYLEINDFQVDVEHSGETGLQIALQEDYDLIILDIMLPKMNGFEICKQIRAVKDIPILLVSAKKEDIDKIRGLGLGADDYITKPFSPSELVARVKAHIARYERLSGNVSKQRDTLYIHGISIDQRARKVFINNEEVAFTTKEFDLLTFFVTHPNQVLNKEQLFERIWGLDSAGDLATVVVHIRKLREKIERDPAHPQYIETVWGAGYRFNV, encoded by the coding sequence TTGAAAAGAATTTTACTAATAGAAGATGAAGTAAGTATTGCAGAATTACAGCGAGATTATTTAGAAATTAATGATTTCCAAGTTGATGTAGAGCATTCAGGAGAAACAGGTTTACAAATAGCCCTGCAAGAAGACTATGATTTAATTATTTTAGATATTATGCTCCCGAAAATGAACGGATTCGAAATTTGTAAACAAATACGTGCTGTAAAAGATATTCCGATTTTACTTGTTTCAGCAAAAAAAGAAGATATAGATAAAATTCGCGGACTCGGATTAGGAGCGGATGATTATATAACGAAACCGTTTAGCCCAAGCGAATTAGTCGCAAGAGTAAAAGCGCATATTGCTCGTTATGAAAGATTATCAGGAAATGTAAGTAAGCAACGTGATACGTTATATATTCACGGAATTTCTATCGATCAACGAGCGAGGAAAGTTTTTATAAACAATGAAGAAGTGGCATTTACAACGAAGGAATTTGATTTATTAACATTCTTTGTCACACATCCAAACCAAGTATTAAATAAAGAACAGTTATTTGAACGCATTTGGGGATTAGATTCCGCTGGTGATTTAGCCACTGTTGTCGTCCACATTAGAAAGCTACGTGAAAAAATTGAAAGAGACCCTGCCCACCCGCAATATATTGAAACAGTGTGGGGAGCTGGTTATCGTTTTAATGTGTAG
- a CDS encoding sensor histidine kinase has translation MSIKTRFLFSYIAVILVSITLILVAGFLIVFSITGDLEAVKNFYKSSYIQKPLTPEEENAYLELKLAAKQHQSQLLDESFVSSIEKEGVKIIVRKGENISYATKGFESSTLTEALPKFEAANINSRGTTELGDTFYRYVKFDFYFPEKEEGSIFVLKKQSSFVDLTQKLFPILFVSLLLLAILLIGLLSYLVSRSIIKPIFVLKGATEKIKEGNLDFQMPVTSHDEIGQLNQGFEEMRKKLKESIEVQTQYEENRKELISNISHDLKTPITSIIGYVEGIKDGVANTPEKMDKYLTTIHTKAKHMDTLIDELFLFSKLDLNRVPFQFETVKLNTFMQELIEEMQMDLSEEGIEVNLQLHSSPLYVTADCEKINRVISNLIHNSVKYMDKEEKKITVTVSSDNNKVIVKVMDNGSGIESNTLPYIFERFYRAEQSRNSSTGGSGLGLAIAKQIVEEHGGEIWAESELGKGTSIFFSLEKVEECGE, from the coding sequence ATGTCTATTAAAACAAGGTTTTTATTTTCTTATATTGCTGTAATTCTCGTTTCTATTACGCTCATATTAGTCGCGGGATTTTTAATTGTTTTTTCGATAACAGGTGACTTGGAAGCAGTGAAAAATTTCTATAAAAGTTCTTACATTCAAAAGCCGCTTACACCAGAAGAAGAGAATGCCTATCTTGAATTAAAATTAGCGGCAAAGCAACATCAATCTCAATTATTAGATGAATCGTTCGTTTCATCGATTGAAAAAGAAGGCGTGAAAATAATTGTAAGAAAGGGAGAAAACATTTCTTATGCTACAAAGGGTTTTGAAAGTTCGACTTTAACAGAAGCCCTTCCGAAATTTGAAGCGGCAAATATTAATAGTCGTGGTACAACGGAACTAGGCGATACATTTTATCGATATGTAAAATTTGATTTTTATTTTCCAGAGAAAGAAGAAGGGAGTATATTTGTACTAAAAAAGCAAAGTTCATTTGTAGATCTTACACAAAAATTATTTCCAATCTTATTCGTATCGCTTTTACTACTAGCCATTTTACTCATTGGGTTATTAAGTTATCTCGTTTCAAGAAGTATAATAAAACCAATTTTTGTATTGAAAGGCGCAACAGAGAAAATTAAAGAAGGAAATTTAGATTTTCAAATGCCAGTTACATCGCACGATGAAATAGGTCAATTAAATCAAGGGTTTGAGGAAATGAGGAAGAAGTTAAAAGAATCGATTGAAGTACAAACGCAGTATGAAGAAAATCGAAAAGAACTTATTTCAAACATATCGCATGATTTAAAAACACCGATTACATCTATTATCGGATATGTAGAGGGAATAAAGGACGGGGTAGCAAATACGCCAGAAAAAATGGATAAGTATTTAACGACAATTCATACGAAGGCAAAACATATGGACACACTCATTGATGAGCTCTTTTTGTTTTCGAAGCTCGATTTGAATCGAGTTCCATTCCAATTTGAGACAGTTAAATTAAATACGTTTATGCAAGAATTAATAGAAGAGATGCAGATGGATTTAAGTGAAGAAGGTATAGAAGTTAACTTACAATTACATTCATCGCCATTATATGTAACGGCCGATTGCGAAAAGATAAATAGAGTTATATCAAATTTAATTCATAATAGTGTGAAGTACATGGATAAAGAAGAGAAGAAAATTACTGTAACAGTATCGAGTGATAACAATAAAGTTATTGTGAAAGTGATGGACAATGGATCAGGTATAGAATCTAATACGCTACCGTATATCTTTGAACGTTTTTATCGTGCAGAACAATCGCGGAATTCTAGCACAGGTGGAAGTGGACTTGGTTTAGCAATAGCGAAGCAAATTGTTGAAGAACATGGCGGGGAAATTTGGGCGGAAAGCGAGCTTGGTAAAGGCACAAGCATTTTCTTCTCATTGGAAAAAGTAGAGGAATGTGGTGAGTAA
- a CDS encoding DUF4288 domain-containing protein: protein MYAVKLLFESVHSGQPDPTKIDEHYEENHDTLFEESIILVKANSLEEAHELSEKIAIQSEHTYDNMYDEQITWTFRKVLHVFELDDTPFETGKELYARFLHVKKNETVDTVIEKYYPEYE, encoded by the coding sequence ATGTACGCTGTAAAATTATTGTTTGAGTCTGTTCATTCTGGTCAACCTGATCCTACGAAAATTGATGAGCATTATGAAGAGAATCACGATACACTTTTTGAAGAAAGTATTATTCTTGTTAAAGCAAACAGTTTAGAAGAAGCTCATGAACTAAGTGAAAAGATAGCTATACAATCGGAGCACACATACGATAATATGTATGATGAGCAAATCACATGGACGTTCCGAAAAGTGTTACATGTGTTTGAATTAGACGATACGCCATTTGAAACTGGAAAAGAATTGTACGCAAGATTTTTACACGTTAAGAAAAATGAAACTGTAGATACAGTAATTGAAAAATATTATCCTGAATATGAATAA
- the ccpA gene encoding catabolite control protein A produces the protein MNVTIYDVAREANVSMATVSRVVNGNPNVKPTTRKKVLEAIDRLGYRPNAVARGLASKKTTTVGVIIPDISNTFYAELARGIEDIATMYKYNIILSNSDQNKEKEFHLLNTMLGKQVDGIVFMGEDITDIHIEEFKKSPVPIVLAASFDEQNETPSVNIDYTQAAYDAMKHFIEQGHKRIGFVSGPFIDKAGSAKKLQGYKKALEEEGISYDENLVIDGDYTYDSGIEAFEKLWSNDEKPTAIFVSSDEMALGVIHAAQDAGLNVPTDVEVLGFDNTRLALMVRPQLSTVVQPMYDIGAVAMRLLTKYMNKEKVEDHTVILPHRIQFRDSTK, from the coding sequence ATGAACGTAACAATCTATGATGTAGCGCGCGAAGCGAACGTTTCAATGGCTACCGTATCACGCGTTGTGAACGGTAACCCAAATGTAAAGCCTACAACAAGAAAGAAAGTATTAGAAGCAATTGATCGTTTAGGATACCGCCCAAATGCGGTAGCACGTGGACTAGCAAGTAAGAAGACAACTACAGTAGGTGTTATTATTCCTGATATCTCAAATACGTTTTATGCAGAACTTGCACGTGGAATTGAAGATATCGCAACAATGTACAAATATAACATCATTTTAAGTAACTCTGACCAAAACAAAGAGAAAGAGTTCCATTTATTAAATACGATGCTTGGAAAACAAGTGGACGGAATTGTTTTCATGGGTGAAGATATTACAGACATTCACATTGAAGAATTTAAAAAATCTCCAGTACCAATTGTATTAGCAGCGTCATTCGATGAGCAAAATGAAACGCCATCAGTAAATATTGATTATACACAAGCAGCTTACGATGCAATGAAGCACTTTATTGAGCAAGGACATAAGCGTATCGGTTTCGTCTCTGGTCCATTCATTGATAAAGCGGGAAGCGCGAAGAAGTTACAAGGTTATAAAAAAGCTTTAGAAGAAGAAGGTATTTCATATGATGAAAATCTTGTAATCGATGGAGATTACACATATGACTCAGGTATCGAAGCATTCGAAAAGCTTTGGAGCAATGATGAAAAGCCAACAGCAATCTTCGTATCTTCTGATGAAATGGCACTAGGTGTAATCCATGCAGCACAAGACGCTGGATTAAACGTACCAACTGATGTAGAAGTACTTGGTTTCGATAATACACGCCTTGCATTAATGGTTCGTCCGCAACTTTCAACAGTTGTACAACCGATGTATGATATCGGTGCAGTAGCAATGCGTCTATTAACAAAGTATATGAACAAAGAAAAAGTGGAAGATCACACTGTTATCTTACCTCACCGTATCCAATTTAGAGATTCAACGAAGTAA
- the ytxJ gene encoding bacillithiol system redox-active protein YtxJ → MNMTKLETIEELEVLVEKNEPYVLFKHSTTCPISHGAYTEFQAYCSEEREVPAYYLYVQDARDVSNRVAEQYSIRHESPQVLYIKDGMVVWNTSHWNIKKDALEENIK, encoded by the coding sequence ATGAATATGACAAAGCTTGAAACAATTGAAGAGCTTGAAGTCTTAGTAGAAAAGAATGAGCCGTATGTTCTTTTTAAACATAGTACGACATGCCCGATTAGTCACGGTGCATACACAGAATTTCAAGCGTATTGCAGTGAAGAAAGAGAAGTGCCAGCGTATTACTTATACGTACAAGATGCGAGAGATGTGTCAAATCGTGTTGCAGAACAATACAGTATTAGACATGAATCACCGCAAGTGCTATACATAAAAGATGGGATGGTAGTATGGAATACGTCTCATTGGAATATTAAAAAAGATGCTTTAGAAGAGAATATAAAGTAA
- a CDS encoding ankyrin repeat domain-containing protein has product MFKKTFSMICCVIFLQGCSQEQEVKKEMTNMETALLAATEKNETNTVISLLKQGANINATDNQGRTPLMIATYKNNVKTAKALIEAGADVNIQDDMKNNPFLYAGAEGYLDILKLTIDAGADPTITNRYGGTALIPASEHGYIDVIKELLARTNIDVNHVNNLGWTALMEAIVLSNGNETQQQVIRLLIEHGADVNIPDNDGVTPLEHARAHHFEEIEKILLEGRK; this is encoded by the coding sequence ATGTTCAAAAAAACATTCAGTATGATATGTTGCGTAATTTTTTTACAAGGATGCTCGCAAGAACAAGAAGTAAAAAAGGAGATGACAAACATGGAGACTGCACTACTAGCAGCTACTGAAAAAAATGAAACGAATACTGTTATATCTTTACTAAAACAAGGTGCAAATATAAATGCGACGGATAATCAAGGACGCACTCCGCTTATGATTGCAACATACAAAAATAATGTAAAAACCGCAAAAGCGCTTATCGAAGCTGGTGCTGACGTAAACATCCAAGATGACATGAAAAACAATCCCTTTCTATACGCCGGTGCGGAAGGTTACTTAGACATTTTAAAGCTAACAATTGATGCTGGTGCAGATCCTACGATTACAAATCGTTACGGTGGAACAGCTCTTATCCCAGCCTCAGAACATGGCTATATTGACGTTATAAAAGAACTCCTCGCTCGAACAAATATTGATGTAAATCATGTAAATAACCTCGGATGGACAGCTTTAATGGAAGCCATCGTACTAAGTAACGGAAACGAAACACAGCAACAAGTCATTCGCCTTCTTATTGAGCACGGTGCAGATGTAAATATTCCAGACAATGATGGTGTTACCCCGTTAGAGCATGCTCGCGCTCATCACTTTGAAGAGATAGAGAAGATTTTGTTAGAAGGACGTAAGTAA
- a CDS encoding DUF948 domain-containing protein has product MQVLLYVSAAIIAVAFAVLVVYVCRTLLSVQKTLENVASTLEGLEKQMQGISVETEQLLHKTNALADDIQQKSQSLNKVVAGVDGIGTTIQSLNTKLRNVSDSVTDEIENNADKVAQVVQWSSAAIEVYNHYRASRQEKKVEKEERKLERIEKNAEKKEKRSRFRMRGES; this is encoded by the coding sequence ATGCAAGTTCTTTTATATGTAAGTGCGGCTATTATCGCGGTTGCTTTCGCAGTATTAGTAGTGTATGTATGCAGAACGTTGTTATCGGTTCAGAAGACGTTAGAAAACGTTGCAAGCACGTTAGAAGGTTTAGAAAAACAAATGCAAGGAATTAGCGTAGAGACAGAGCAATTATTACATAAAACGAATGCGTTAGCTGATGATATTCAACAGAAGTCACAGTCATTAAATAAAGTGGTAGCGGGTGTAGATGGGATTGGAACGACAATCCAATCCTTAAATACGAAGCTTCGTAATGTATCAGACTCTGTAACGGACGAAATTGAAAATAACGCTGATAAAGTAGCGCAAGTTGTACAGTGGAGCAGTGCGGCGATTGAAGTATACAATCATTACCGTGCGTCGAGACAAGAGAAGAAGGTTGAAAAAGAAGAGCGTAAATTAGAAAGAATTGAGAAAAACGCTGAAAAGAAAGAGAAGCGCTCTAGATTTCGTATGAGAGGTGAATCGTGA
- a CDS encoding DUF3949 domain-containing protein yields MIWISLIVLAYFIILVPIQYNYIKMLKEKQKKMSVSQNELYDNMSYEESQVHYHYQSNVFTIPASLVASMIYKVKHAA; encoded by the coding sequence ATGATTTGGATTTCACTAATCGTATTAGCTTATTTCATCATTCTCGTCCCAATACAGTACAACTACATTAAAATGCTCAAAGAAAAACAGAAAAAAATGAGTGTCTCACAAAACGAACTATATGACAACATGTCTTATGAAGAATCCCAAGTACATTACCATTATCAAAGTAACGTATTTACAATACCTGCTTCGCTTGTCGCAAGTATGATTTATAAAGTGAAACATGCAGCATAA
- the mscL gene encoding large conductance mechanosensitive channel protein MscL, whose product MWNEFKKFAFKGNVVDLAVGVVIGAAFGKIVSSLVKDIITPLLGMVLGGVNFTDLHFGYGKSAVMYGNFIQTIFDFLIIAASIFMFIKVFNKLTSKKEDEKEEEIPEPTKEEVLLGEIRDLLKQQNSSKDRA is encoded by the coding sequence ATGTGGAACGAGTTTAAAAAGTTTGCTTTCAAAGGGAATGTCGTTGATTTAGCTGTCGGGGTTGTAATCGGTGCTGCATTCGGTAAAATCGTTAGTTCTTTAGTAAAAGACATTATTACACCATTACTTGGTATGGTATTAGGTGGCGTTAACTTTACAGACTTACACTTTGGATATGGTAAATCAGCTGTTATGTATGGTAACTTCATCCAAACAATTTTTGATTTCTTGATTATCGCAGCTTCTATCTTTATGTTTATTAAAGTTTTCAACAAACTAACATCTAAAAAAGAAGACGAAAAAGAGGAAGAAATTCCAGAACCAACAAAAGAAGAAGTTCTTCTTGGCGAAATTCGCGACTTATTAAAGCAACAAAATTCTTCTAAAGATAGAGCATAA
- a CDS encoding aminopeptidase — translation MKDPRIEKLAYNLINYSIRLQKGEKVLIENFGLQKELVTALVKEAYAAGGFPFVSLKDHQVDRSLLMGATEEHFEQIAAYEASVMKDMDAYIGLRSGDNINEQADVPSERMKVHGQTVGKKVHRDIRVPKTRWVVLRYPNASMAQLAKMSTEAFEDFYFEVCNLDYGKMDKAMDSLVTLMNKTDKVRLTGPGTDLTFSIKDIPAIKCSGHLNIPDGEVYSAPVRDSVNGTVSYNTPSPYNGYTFENVQLKFENGQIVEATANDSERINKIFDTDEGARYVGEFAIGVNPYILHPMGDILFDEKIDGSFHFTPGQAYDDAWNGNNSNIHWDLVCIQRPEYGGGEIYFDDVLIRKDGRFVVPELEALNPENLK, via the coding sequence ATGAAAGATCCACGTATTGAAAAGTTAGCATACAATTTAATTAACTACTCTATCCGCTTACAAAAAGGTGAAAAAGTATTAATTGAAAACTTTGGCTTACAAAAAGAACTTGTAACTGCACTTGTAAAAGAAGCATATGCAGCTGGTGGTTTCCCATTCGTCTCTTTAAAAGATCATCAAGTAGATCGCTCTTTATTAATGGGTGCTACTGAAGAACATTTCGAACAAATCGCTGCGTATGAAGCAAGCGTAATGAAAGACATGGACGCTTATATCGGTCTTCGCTCTGGCGATAATATTAATGAACAAGCTGACGTTCCAAGTGAGCGTATGAAAGTTCATGGCCAAACAGTTGGTAAAAAAGTTCATAGAGACATTCGCGTTCCAAAAACACGCTGGGTTGTTCTTCGCTACCCAAATGCTTCTATGGCACAGCTTGCTAAAATGAGTACAGAAGCTTTCGAAGACTTCTACTTTGAAGTATGTAACTTAGACTACGGTAAAATGGATAAGGCGATGGATAGCCTTGTTACATTAATGAATAAAACAGATAAAGTTCGTTTAACTGGCCCTGGAACTGACTTAACATTCTCTATTAAAGACATTCCAGCAATTAAATGCTCAGGTCATTTAAACATTCCAGATGGTGAAGTATACTCTGCACCAGTTCGTGACTCTGTTAACGGTACAGTTTCTTACAACACACCATCTCCTTACAACGGTTATACATTTGAAAATGTACAACTTAAGTTCGAGAACGGTCAAATCGTTGAAGCAACTGCAAACGATTCAGAACGCATTAACAAAATCTTCGATACAGACGAAGGCGCACGCTACGTTGGTGAGTTCGCAATCGGCGTAAACCCATACATCTTACATCCAATGGGAGATATCCTATTCGATGAAAAAATCGATGGCAGCTTCCACTTCACTCCTGGACAAGCTTACGACGATGCATGGAATGGTAACAACTCGAACATTCATTGGGACTTAGTATGCATCCAACGCCCTGAATACGGCGGCGGTGAAATTTACTTCGACGACGTACTAATCCGTAAAGACGGACGCTTCGTTGTACCCGAATTAGAAGCTTTAAACCCAGAGAACTTAAAATAA